ATCACCGTTCGCGATGCCGGGCATCCGCTTTACCGCGAGCAGAGGGACGGGATCACGATGGAACAGATCCAGGGGTTCGCGGAGCGCATGTTGCATCGCTCCTAACCAGGGAAATATATACCTGACGAATCATCAGGAAGGGCGGATGATAGGTGGGAATCAGGTATTCCTAAACCAGTGTCCGGGAGCGAATGGGTGGCGGTCTTTTATGTCTATGTTGATGAGAGTGGGAAACTGTCGGGCAAGACAGACTATACGTGTTTGTGTGGATTCGTTGGACACGGAATGGCTTGGGAGTCGATCAGCACCGGTTGGACGATGTGTCGAATGCGCTGGGGATGTCCGCCTATACATATGAGTCGAGTGATGAATCCGACTGCAAAAGATGATGCTTGGAATAAATACCGTAAGCAGTTTTCTAGTGAGGAAAAGTGGATAGATAATCGCGATGCAATGTTGGAGGATTTCGCGAGAATCATAGCGGCTCACGATGCTGTAGCAATTGGTACTGTAATCGACGCGAACTGCTATCGAAGAATCCAAGCTGGCCCAGATGCTTTCGATACTGCTGATTCCAACGTTTTCGCCTTCCATAACATCATCATGCGCGGGCTTGAAAAGATTAGTACGGTCGATACAAACTCTACCCTCAGCGTGATCGTGGACGATGACCCTGAGTATGCATGGCAATACTACAAACTTCTTGATGGGCTAAGGCAGAATCCAGATAAGAGGTTTGCAAAGGTCCCCGAACGCGTTCACGCCATTTGTTTTGGTAATGATGTCTCATATCCTGGCCTTCAGGCGGCTGATATGCTTTCTTGGCTGGCGAGGGATTTCATGGTCAGAAAGAAAACCGACCCCAGTGCAGAGATCTCAACTCTGCTTGCTTATTTGACACATGCTGGTATGCACCAGCCGAGCATTATGGATGAGAAGCAACTTTTACAACTAGCACAAAATGTAACTGAAGCGAAGAAAATGGCGGAACAGGATGAACTTGCATAAAACGGAATCTGAGAACTTCGATGCAGCGATGGACACCTTGTTAAGAGCGAATCCGCAGCTTGTAAAGGCTGCGATGGAACAGGAGAAGCAAGAGCGCGAAGCGGAGCGTAAAGCTAAACGCGCTTCTTCGGATCCCGCTTCTTTCAACCACGGTAGGAGAACTACCTTGATCTCTCAAGTATAGTTGCCCTAACTAGAGTAGGAAGTCTTATCGGTGTTGATCTTCTTCTCTGCCAATAGGCATGCTTCTGCAGCACGGTGCCGGGTGCTCGTGCTGGTGGGTGAAATCGTTTGGCTGGGCCATCTCGGTGTGTTACCCGATTGCGATGATCCGAGCAGGGGAACACCTTTCACTCGTACCGCAATGCTTCCAACGGATCAACCTTCGTCGCCCGCCGCACCGGCGCCCAGCACGCCAGAAGTCCCACTCCGACGCACAGCGCACCCACGGCGATCAAGGTTGCGGGATCGCCGGGTTGCACTTCAAACAGGAACGACTTCAGGACCCGCGACAAAACAATGGCCAGAACAACGCCAGCGATCACGCCACTCGCGATCAATCGAAATCCTTCTCCGAAGATCAATTTCCGAATGTCAGTCTGCTGCGCTCCCATCGCACTTCGAATCGCCAGTTCCTTGCGTCTGGAGGCCACAGACAAGGAAAGCACACCGTAGATTCCCACCAGCGTCAGCAGGCTTCCCAGTGCTGAAAATCCCGTGAGCAGGTGCATGGCAAAGGTGCGTGAGGAGAGAGATTCGTCACGAATCTGTTGCAGAGTCTTCACATTTTCAATCGCCGCCGTTGGATCTACGGAGCGTAGCTCTCGTTCCACCGCAGCCACCATCGTTCGCGGATCTCCCGCAGACCGAATCACAAGATGTTTGGAAAACGCATTTGCTTGCCAAAGTGGCAGATAGACCTCCAGGGACGCCTCCTGTGTTAAATCATCGGTCCGTCCGTTCGCAATCTCGCCGACAATTTCGATGCCCGGCTTATCGCGCCCGTTGGGCCAGAACTTTCGTCCGATGACGTTGCCTTGCGGAAAGTAGCGTTCCGCAAATGCCTTATTTACGATCGCCACCGCAGGCGCCTTGTCGTCATCCGTCGAACGAAATTCCCGTCCTTCTATCAACGCCATGCTCATCAACTTGAAGTAGTCAGGCGTGACCGCGCGTAGCGGCAGAGCTGTCTTTTCGCTCTCTTTCATCGCCGCCGGCTGCCCCTCAATCTCCAAAGTTGCGGGCCAGTTGTTTCCCGTAAGCGGCACTCCCCAGGCAAACGCTGCGTACTGCACGCCTGGCAGAGCTGCAACGCGCTCCAGCGCTTGCCGGTGAAAGCTGCCCCAGGTCGAGGAGCTTTGCACCTCCGTCACGCTCATCGTTAAAATCCGGCTCGTGCTGTAACCCGACGGCACCGCGGCGATCTTCACCATCGTACGAATCAGCAGTCCCGCGCCCACCAGCAATGCCAGCGTCAGCGCTGTCTGCAGTATCGTGACCCCTTGTAGAAGCCGCCTCTCTCCGGTTCCCGCTGTCCCTTTCGGGCCCGCGCTTTTCAGCACATCCATAGGGTCCAGACGAAACGCTCGCAGCGCGGGAATCATCCCCGCGACGAACGCAGCAAGCACCGCCGCTCCAATCCCCCACACCAGGACCGCCCAACCTGCCGTCACTCCATCCAGACGCGGAACGGCATGTCCCGCAATCGCCTTGAACAGTTTCACGGCGCCCACGGCAAGTCCGCCACCCAATGCTCCCCCGAGCAGGGCCAGCAATAAGCTCTCCGTCAGGACTTTTCTCAGAAGTGCTGTGCGGCTCATGCCCATCGCGATCCGGACCGCATACTCTTGTTGTCTTTGCAGACCGCGCACCAGCAGCAGTGCTGCCGCGTTTCCGCAGGCGATCAGCAACACCAGACCCGAAGCGCCAAGCAGCGGCAACAGAATCCGCTTGCCGTCTCGATTCATCTCCTCTGTTACCGGCTCCAGTTGCGGCGCAAACCCTTCAAATTTCTTTTCCGACAGCGCCTCTCTTGCCGCCAGTACAGACAGCTCCTGTTGTGCATGTTGTGGAGTGACTCCATCCCGCAGCCGCGTGACTACCTCCCAATAAGGCTCTTTCAAATACTTCGGGTCCGGATATGCCGGCGCCCAGAAATCCACGGTCGCGTTCACGTTGTAGTTCGGCTCCTTCGCCGCTCCCGGCGACGGCAGGAACCGCACACCCGGTTGCATCACCCCGATCACAATCGGCGTCACATCCCGGCGGCTGATGCGCACCGTCTTCCCGATAATCTGCTTATCGCCGGCAAACGTCCGCTGCCAAAACTCGTACCCCAGCACAATGCCCTTCACTGGCCCTGGACCGAAATCAGAATCCTCAAAACCGCGTCCTGCCACCGGCTTCAGCCCCATGACACGGAAGTAGTCCCTGGACACATTCATTCCCTGCATGGATTGGCTTCCGTCGTTGCGAATGAGGAAATTGAAGGTCCAGGTATATGCGGCTACGCTCTGGAAGGAGGTTGCCTGCTGCTGCCACTCCAACCACTGTTGCGCGGCCCAGCCGCGGGGGCTTTCCATCTTCCGCCCATCAACGCGCTTCGCTGGAATCATCATCAGCTGGTCAGGCTTCACGTACGGTGGTGGTGTCAGCAACACACCTTGAATCAAACTGAAAACGGCCGCCGTGGATCCGATCCCCAGCGCCAGAGTCAGCGCCGCAATCAGACTGAAGCCCGGCTGCTTCCGCAGCATCCGAATCGCTAACTGGACATCTCGCAGCATACTTCCTCCCTTTAGCTTCTCCGAAGCCCACTCCAGTATTCGAGAGCAACATAGTATGCGCACTTAAAGGCCCAATGAGAAAAATGGCGAACCGAGGGGATAGAGTCGTTTGCCAGACCAGGCTATTCGCTGATGCAGCGGAATTTAATCAAGAACGGTGCGGGCGGGGGTCTTTCCGTGGCGGACAAGGCAGCCCTGAGAACAACCCAGGCTGTTCAGAAGCGAACAGATCGATCCGAAAATGGACAGCAAAGAAGTGAGGTGTTTCGGAGGGCCAGGTTCTGCGAACGAGGGAAGGATGTTCTCTGGGAAGATGCCTTGTCGTGCGTGACCAGAACTCCGTTGATGGCGACGACATGGGGCGCGATGAGCAGATCCATTGCGGAAAGGGGCTTTGCCTGCCGCTGAGATTCGAGCACGAAGCCTCTTTGAAGGGTCGCTCTTCGAGCGAAGGATGCGCTTTGCGCATAGCCCACACATCGCAAAGAGCGCGATGTATGGGGCACCCGGTATGTAGCTTTCCGGTTTAAAGCTGTAGACAGCAGAAGACCGCGGACTCTCCGGGTTCGCATGCGTTGCGCATGTTCCCCCGCCACATCCGCGGTCGTTCTGGTTGGAGAAAACTCTTCCGCCGAAGCGAGCCCTGGGGCTACTTCTTTACGGGAGCGATCGCGTCCTTGGCTGCCTTGGCAACGCGGAACTTGACGACCGTCTTGGCCTTGATCTTGATGGTCTCGCCGGTCTGGGGGTTACGACCGAGACGAGCCTTGCGCTCCGCCTTGACGAGCTTTCCGATTCCGGGGATGGTGAACTCACCGTTCTTCTTGGTCTCCTTGACGGCGATCTCAGCGATCGCTTCGAAGAAAGCAGCGCTCTGCTTGTTGGTGAGTTCGAGCTTCTCTGCCAGTGTGCGGACGAGCGCGGTCTTGGTTATGCCTTTTGCCATGGTGTTGCTCCTTTGTCGTAAGTACGAAACTGTGTGAACCGAGCTTTCCGAACGACGGATGAAAGTGGCGCTTCGCCAGTATTCACGCGGGTGCGGTGAACTGCTCCGAAACCAACGATGCGTCTTTCGCGGCGCTTTGTCAATGCGAAATCTTCGGGTTTTACCGGTTTTTTTAGGTTTTTCTCGGTTTTCTCTGGAAAAGTGCCTAAAAGGGTTCAAAACTCCCTAATTCAGAGGATTTAGAAGAAGGTTTTAACGCGAGGTCTGGTTACCAATGGGCTGTTGAGCAGTTCGACCAAGGGCGCCGCCGCGCGGAAACGCGTGATGATTTCCTGGGCGAGCGTCGGCTCCAACACCGTTTCAGCGGGGAGGGAGACGGAGGCCTCCCACTGGCGACAGCGGAGGAGATCGTCCGCGGGAGAGTCGGGAGCGAAGCCTTTGGGTGTGCGTGTGAGGGGGTTGCTGTGGAAGTTCGGCATCAGTTTGCGGAGTTTCTTGTCGTCGAGTGCTTTGCGCACGCGGTCGGGATCGTCCGCGATGAAGCGGCGCAGTTTGAGGAGTTGGTCGCGATCAGGCATATAGATGCCGGAGGCGATGAGCAGTTCTTTCCCGGTGAAGTGGAAGTAGAAGCCGCCGCCTGAGGTCTTCTCCATGCCGGTGCGCGCCCACCATGCGCCGAGGTTCTCTTTATAGGGGCGTTTGTCGTTGGAGAAGCGGATGTCGCGGTAGATGCGCATGGCGATCTTATTCGCAGGGCGGAGGTGTGCGGGTGCGAAGTCTTCCATGGCGCGGGTGATGTGTTCGATGAGGGCGAGCATGGGTTGTTGCAGCTCGGTCACGAAGACGTCCTTGCGCGCGGCGAACCATTCGCGGTCGTTGTTGCGCTTGAGGGCGCGGAGGAAGCGGAGGGCAGAGGGGGTGAAGTGTGGGGCGGGGGTTTTCGTCGGGGTTCGCTTCGTGGCCATCGGTTTTAATTTTATGTTGGTTTGGTTGTTCGTGGCTGAACCTAGCGTTTGGTCGCTCTTCGAGCGAACGATGCGCTTTGCGCATACCCATGTCCCAGAAGCGGGACATGGGGCACCCGGATTTGTAGCGGTTTGAAGGACATGACAAAAGTTCTGGGGTTCCTGAGGGATCTGGTTTGTGCGCTCCGCGCGACCCCACCCTTCGCGCAAGAGCGCGCGAAGAATGGGGCACGGGTTCTGTATGCTGGTTCACACTCTATGAATCGAACGCCTGCGTATCTCCAAACGAAAAGTCACTATGAGATTCTGGACGGCCT
This genomic stretch from Terriglobus saanensis SP1PR4 harbors:
- a CDS encoding ABC transporter permease; translated protein: MLRDVQLAIRMLRKQPGFSLIAALTLALGIGSTAAVFSLIQGVLLTPPPYVKPDQLMMIPAKRVDGRKMESPRGWAAQQWLEWQQQATSFQSVAAYTWTFNFLIRNDGSQSMQGMNVSRDYFRVMGLKPVAGRGFEDSDFGPGPVKGIVLGYEFWQRTFAGDKQIIGKTVRISRRDVTPIVIGVMQPGVRFLPSPGAAKEPNYNVNATVDFWAPAYPDPKYLKEPYWEVVTRLRDGVTPQHAQQELSVLAAREALSEKKFEGFAPQLEPVTEEMNRDGKRILLPLLGASGLVLLIACGNAAALLLVRGLQRQQEYAVRIAMGMSRTALLRKVLTESLLLALLGGALGGGLAVGAVKLFKAIAGHAVPRLDGVTAGWAVLVWGIGAAVLAAFVAGMIPALRAFRLDPMDVLKSAGPKGTAGTGERRLLQGVTILQTALTLALLVGAGLLIRTMVKIAAVPSGYSTSRILTMSVTEVQSSSTWGSFHRQALERVAALPGVQYAAFAWGVPLTGNNWPATLEIEGQPAAMKESEKTALPLRAVTPDYFKLMSMALIEGREFRSTDDDKAPAVAIVNKAFAERYFPQGNVIGRKFWPNGRDKPGIEIVGEIANGRTDDLTQEASLEVYLPLWQANAFSKHLVIRSAGDPRTMVAAVERELRSVDPTAAIENVKTLQQIRDESLSSRTFAMHLLTGFSALGSLLTLVGIYGVLSLSVASRRKELAIRSAMGAQQTDIRKLIFGEGFRLIASGVIAGVVLAIVLSRVLKSFLFEVQPGDPATLIAVGALCVGVGLLACWAPVRRATKVDPLEALRYE
- a CDS encoding DUF3800 domain-containing protein, with amino-acid sequence MAVFYVYVDESGKLSGKTDYTCLCGFVGHGMAWESISTGWTMCRMRWGCPPIHMSRVMNPTAKDDAWNKYRKQFSSEEKWIDNRDAMLEDFARIIAAHDAVAIGTVIDANCYRRIQAGPDAFDTADSNVFAFHNIIMRGLEKISTVDTNSTLSVIVDDDPEYAWQYYKLLDGLRQNPDKRFAKVPERVHAICFGNDVSYPGLQAADMLSWLARDFMVRKKTDPSAEISTLLAYLTHAGMHQPSIMDEKQLLQLAQNVTEAKKMAEQDELA
- a CDS encoding HU family DNA-binding protein, producing MAKGITKTALVRTLAEKLELTNKQSAAFFEAIAEIAVKETKKNGEFTIPGIGKLVKAERKARLGRNPQTGETIKIKAKTVVKFRVAKAAKDAIAPVKK
- a CDS encoding DUF2461 domain-containing protein, encoding MATKRTPTKTPAPHFTPSALRFLRALKRNNDREWFAARKDVFVTELQQPMLALIEHITRAMEDFAPAHLRPANKIAMRIYRDIRFSNDKRPYKENLGAWWARTGMEKTSGGGFYFHFTGKELLIASGIYMPDRDQLLKLRRFIADDPDRVRKALDDKKLRKLMPNFHSNPLTRTPKGFAPDSPADDLLRCRQWEASVSLPAETVLEPTLAQEIITRFRAAAPLVELLNSPLVTRPRVKTFF